The Hahella sp. HNIBRBA332 genome window below encodes:
- a CDS encoding CHASE domain-containing protein, with product MAKSHAVGTLFYNLLTALAYFVTGRIGLWLTTDSTYVTAIWIPSGIALAAVLLGGYRLCAGVFLGSLINNLSVTQGFPDTEIWPWQLFTFVAIGAGAALQACLGRYLVIRFANYPGSLADLPEIIRFLFFAGPASCLSNALIGSSSLLMAGFIPAENYARSLGVWWIGDTIGVVVFTPLILVWGLQPRESWKKRRWAVTFSLLGTFFLATVAFLYAKSWEESSLRLRFFSEAQGYSAALNQSLEAHLDVARAIEKNLPANATIDRSGFEKAVFWALERYPGFQAMSWNPYIRSYEREEFEVGLQEDYGSDMGIVIRRDGELHRSPEKPIYLPVRYIFPLESNRGALGFDVSSNPSRLTAIADARASGKPMMTGPIHLVQHSMDNVGALVFYPHFLSSGRPGESTPLPNQDDEESEDTDYPDGFMVAVFRIHSLLKHFTKLLDMDGYHITLADITEQRFLMHEMTIDNGKVTMSTEISEEEVSSRPYRWEHKFTVLNRVWDLDIAPTKGNITANTSINAWIVYVLGLLFTGVSGMVSLLFSGRTLALEALVGERTAELRHSEQRLRAIYEHTPDGLLTVTEDGSITAVNPAVENLFGYACSDLAGLNIRVLIPDYHATTVESSQVSVALESGPGYLQGIRRNGQDFPLELQTVCLSQTPPVSYLCIVRDVTERAEAERIKDEFISTISHELRTPLTAINGSLTLLDSKIALATPDKHAHMIDIARRNTDRLLNLVNAILDLKKMASGEMTLQLSHFNLAQLVSDVLALNQGLTHNADVSFSLQIPSDCAVVVEADEERLTQVLTNLISNAAKFSPPHSEIVVAITLEDHVARVSVTDKGPGVPPEFQNRIFGRFAQADSSNTRNKSGTGLGLNISKAIIERHGGKIGFHNNPRGGCTFYFELPVLS from the coding sequence ATGGCCAAATCCCATGCCGTCGGGACCCTGTTTTATAATCTGCTTACCGCGCTGGCGTATTTTGTCACGGGTAGAATTGGCTTATGGCTGACCACTGACAGCACTTATGTCACCGCTATCTGGATTCCCTCCGGCATTGCGCTCGCAGCGGTGTTGTTGGGTGGTTATCGCCTATGCGCAGGCGTTTTTCTTGGCTCTCTGATCAATAACCTGAGCGTTACCCAAGGGTTTCCCGATACGGAAATCTGGCCCTGGCAACTGTTCACTTTTGTCGCCATCGGAGCTGGGGCAGCCCTGCAGGCCTGTTTGGGGCGCTATTTAGTCATTCGCTTCGCGAACTATCCAGGTAGTCTGGCGGATCTTCCTGAGATCATTCGCTTCTTGTTTTTCGCCGGCCCGGCGAGCTGTTTGTCCAATGCCTTGATCGGCAGCAGCAGCCTGCTGATGGCTGGATTTATACCCGCTGAAAATTATGCGCGCTCTCTCGGTGTCTGGTGGATCGGCGATACTATTGGAGTGGTTGTTTTTACCCCGTTAATACTGGTGTGGGGATTACAGCCTCGCGAGTCATGGAAAAAACGCCGCTGGGCGGTGACTTTCTCTTTGCTCGGAACCTTCTTTCTCGCCACGGTCGCGTTTTTGTATGCGAAATCCTGGGAGGAAAGCAGTTTACGACTGCGTTTCTTCAGTGAAGCCCAGGGCTATTCCGCAGCTCTCAATCAGAGCCTGGAGGCGCATCTGGATGTGGCCCGGGCGATTGAAAAGAACCTTCCCGCTAATGCGACAATCGACCGAAGCGGTTTTGAGAAAGCGGTATTCTGGGCGCTGGAGCGTTATCCGGGGTTTCAGGCCATGTCCTGGAACCCTTATATACGCAGCTATGAAAGGGAGGAGTTTGAGGTCGGGCTGCAGGAAGACTACGGCTCCGATATGGGAATAGTGATTCGGCGGGACGGTGAATTACACCGCTCGCCGGAGAAGCCGATTTATCTACCCGTGCGCTATATCTTTCCTTTAGAGAGCAACCGTGGGGCGCTCGGATTTGATGTGTCTTCCAACCCCTCCCGCCTGACCGCTATCGCCGACGCCAGGGCATCAGGAAAGCCGATGATGACCGGGCCAATTCATCTAGTGCAGCACTCTATGGACAATGTGGGCGCATTGGTGTTTTACCCTCATTTTCTCAGCAGCGGGCGACCTGGCGAATCAACGCCATTGCCGAATCAGGATGACGAAGAGAGTGAAGACACAGATTATCCTGACGGTTTTATGGTGGCGGTATTTCGCATTCACTCGTTGCTGAAGCATTTTACCAAATTACTGGATATGGACGGTTACCATATTACGCTTGCCGACATCACAGAACAGCGTTTCTTGATGCATGAAATGACAATCGATAACGGCAAGGTCACTATGTCCACTGAAATCTCTGAAGAAGAAGTCAGTAGCCGGCCTTATCGCTGGGAACATAAATTCACCGTCCTCAACAGAGTGTGGGATCTGGATATTGCTCCCACCAAGGGCAATATTACTGCGAACACTTCCATTAATGCCTGGATTGTCTACGTGTTGGGACTATTGTTCACTGGCGTCAGTGGCATGGTGTCCTTGCTCTTCAGTGGTCGAACGCTGGCTTTGGAAGCACTGGTGGGTGAACGGACGGCGGAGTTGAGGCATAGCGAGCAACGCCTGCGCGCCATCTATGAGCATACGCCGGATGGGTTGCTGACAGTGACGGAGGACGGAAGTATCACGGCGGTGAATCCGGCGGTGGAAAATCTGTTTGGATATGCCTGCTCCGATCTGGCCGGTCTTAATATCCGGGTTCTGATACCAGATTATCATGCGACGACCGTTGAGTCGAGCCAAGTGTCCGTCGCTCTGGAATCGGGGCCAGGTTATTTGCAGGGTATACGCCGCAATGGGCAGGACTTCCCCCTGGAATTGCAAACGGTATGTCTGTCCCAGACGCCGCCGGTCTCTTATCTATGCATAGTGCGTGATGTGACCGAAAGGGCGGAGGCGGAGCGCATCAAAGACGAGTTCATTTCTACCATCAGTCATGAGTTGCGTACGCCGTTGACTGCGATTAACGGTTCACTGACGCTGTTGGACTCCAAGATCGCTCTGGCTACGCCGGACAAGCATGCGCATATGATTGATATTGCGCGGCGCAATACGGATCGCTTGCTCAATCTGGTTAATGCGATTCTGGACCTGAAGAAAATGGCGTCTGGAGAAATGACGTTGCAGCTCAGTCACTTCAATCTGGCGCAGCTTGTCAGCGATGTGCTGGCGCTCAATCAGGGACTGACTCATAACGCTGACGTCAGCTTTAGTTTACAGATTCCCTCTGACTGTGCGGTAGTGGTGGAGGCGGATGAAGAGCGTCTTACTCAGGTGCTGACGAATTTGATTTCCAACGCCGCCAAATTCTCGCCTCCGCATTCGGAAATCGTGGTTGCAATTACGCTGGAAGACCACGTCGCGCGAGTTTCCGTTACGGATAAGGGACCTGGCGTCCCCCCGGAATTCCAGAACCGCATATTCGGTCGCTTCGCACAGGCGGATTCCTCCAACACCCGCAACAAAAGCGGAACCGGTCTCGGTCTTAACATTTCCAAAGCCATCATTGAGAGACATGGCGGCAAAATTGGCTTTCACAATAATCCCCGCGGCGGCTGTACGTTCTATTTTGAGTTGCCGGTGCTTTCTTAA
- a CDS encoding heavy metal translocating P-type ATPase, producing the protein MSEAEKCYHCSNSVPASINLHVTVGGEDYAVCCRGCQAVANLIHNDGLQQFYRFRDKRLEAPEPISSLDRSKYALYDRDDVLSSIATQPTSSGKRSLSLSLEGITCAACVWLVEQFVRKLPGVDEFWVNLSNHRATLTWNQDATPLSDVLLQLQSIGFRGYPFSETKEEQRLADEQKSMLVRLGIAGIGMMQNMMLAVPMYFGLLQDTPEYVDLFRFISLIVAMPVILYSARPFFSAALRDIRLRHLTMDVPVSLAIGGAFAASVWITFRGGPEVYFDSVCMFTFFLLLGRYLESRARMSAAQSNARLKQKAPQFVDLLPNQGTQNDQIDQSRAQLTPLRDIRVGDLILFKAGDLIPVDGEIVQGESSVNEAALTGEFMPRPRCIGDAVLSGSVNIDNALVVRVTALDQDSHLSTINRLVERALQERPQLSAMADKVASYFVAGVLLTAAIVGFIWWRIDPSHAFAITLSVLVVTCPCALSLATPTALTTATTALRQSGLIITRGHALETLARASRVVFDKTGTLTQGELSLVKIDNRSSFSDTELLALAGSLEWDNPHPIAKTFQDYAQGPAEQIRNHTGLGVEGTHGGSNYRLGSLKFATQNLPLSQNVTPENYQTVALADDKQLLALFYLTDSLRPSAKEALRQLQQEQGLRTAILSGDSSAAVETIASELAVTDIEKSCSPEGKLERVKQWQREGDTVVMVGDGVNDVPVMAGAHLAVAMNNATDLTQVRADAVILNGDLRTFAFGVKKARDAYRIIRQNLSWAVCYNLLALPLAAAGYVPPYAAAIGMSVSSLIVVLNALRLSGVQKP; encoded by the coding sequence ATGAGTGAAGCCGAAAAGTGCTATCACTGCAGTAATTCCGTTCCCGCCTCCATTAACCTTCATGTCACCGTAGGCGGCGAGGATTACGCAGTATGCTGTCGCGGCTGTCAGGCAGTCGCCAATCTGATCCATAACGACGGATTGCAACAGTTCTATCGCTTCCGGGACAAGCGCCTGGAGGCTCCTGAGCCGATCTCCAGCCTGGATCGCTCCAAGTACGCGCTGTACGACAGAGACGACGTGCTTTCGTCTATCGCCACTCAGCCCACCTCCAGCGGTAAACGCAGTCTGTCCCTGTCTCTTGAAGGCATTACCTGCGCCGCCTGTGTCTGGCTGGTTGAGCAGTTCGTGCGCAAGCTCCCTGGCGTTGACGAATTCTGGGTGAACCTGAGTAACCATCGCGCCACCCTGACCTGGAATCAGGACGCCACACCACTCAGCGACGTGTTATTACAATTGCAGTCCATCGGCTTTCGCGGTTATCCCTTTTCCGAGACGAAAGAAGAACAGCGACTCGCCGATGAGCAAAAAAGCATGTTGGTGCGTCTGGGTATCGCCGGCATTGGCATGATGCAGAACATGATGCTCGCGGTGCCGATGTACTTCGGCCTGCTGCAGGATACGCCCGAGTACGTCGATCTGTTCCGCTTCATCAGCCTGATTGTCGCCATGCCAGTGATTCTGTATTCGGCGCGACCATTCTTCAGCGCGGCGCTACGAGACATCCGCTTACGCCACCTGACCATGGACGTTCCTGTTTCCCTTGCGATTGGCGGCGCCTTCGCGGCCAGCGTCTGGATCACCTTTCGCGGAGGACCGGAAGTCTATTTCGACTCTGTCTGCATGTTTACTTTCTTCCTGCTATTGGGACGCTATCTGGAGAGCCGCGCGCGGATGTCCGCCGCCCAATCCAACGCCCGCCTGAAGCAAAAGGCGCCTCAGTTTGTGGACTTACTGCCCAATCAAGGGACACAGAATGACCAGATCGATCAGTCCAGGGCGCAATTGACGCCATTACGGGATATTCGCGTTGGTGACCTCATTTTATTTAAAGCCGGCGATCTGATTCCGGTTGACGGAGAAATCGTGCAGGGTGAGTCTTCCGTCAATGAAGCTGCGCTGACTGGCGAGTTCATGCCGCGTCCCCGATGCATCGGAGACGCCGTACTCAGCGGCAGCGTCAACATTGATAACGCGCTGGTGGTGCGTGTTACTGCTCTTGATCAGGACTCGCACCTGTCTACCATCAATCGACTGGTGGAAAGAGCCTTGCAGGAACGTCCGCAGCTCAGCGCTATGGCGGACAAAGTCGCCAGCTATTTCGTGGCTGGGGTGCTGCTGACGGCAGCGATTGTTGGCTTTATCTGGTGGCGGATTGATCCCTCCCACGCTTTCGCGATTACGCTCTCCGTGCTGGTGGTCACCTGTCCCTGCGCCCTGTCGCTGGCCACCCCTACAGCTTTGACCACCGCCACCACTGCATTACGACAGTCCGGATTAATTATTACCCGGGGTCATGCGCTGGAAACCCTGGCCCGCGCCTCACGCGTGGTATTCGATAAAACCGGCACCTTAACCCAGGGCGAACTAAGTCTGGTGAAAATCGATAACCGTTCAAGCTTTTCAGACACAGAGCTGCTTGCTCTCGCCGGATCCCTGGAGTGGGATAACCCCCACCCCATCGCCAAAACATTCCAGGATTACGCCCAGGGACCAGCAGAGCAGATTCGCAATCATACCGGGCTAGGCGTCGAGGGAACTCACGGTGGGTCTAACTACCGTCTCGGCAGTCTGAAATTTGCTACGCAGAATCTACCTCTGTCGCAAAACGTGACGCCGGAAAACTATCAAACCGTGGCCCTGGCTGACGATAAGCAGCTCCTGGCGCTGTTCTATCTGACTGACAGTCTGCGTCCGTCTGCGAAAGAGGCTTTGCGACAATTGCAGCAGGAACAGGGTCTGCGTACTGCGATCTTATCCGGCGATAGTTCCGCGGCCGTCGAAACCATTGCGTCAGAGCTGGCGGTGACCGACATCGAAAAATCCTGCTCGCCGGAGGGCAAGCTGGAGCGAGTGAAGCAGTGGCAGCGAGAAGGCGACACCGTCGTCATGGTCGGGGACGGCGTCAATGACGTTCCCGTCATGGCGGGAGCGCACCTGGCGGTGGCGATGAACAACGCGACGGACCTGACTCAGGTGCGCGCCGACGCGGTCATCCTTAACGGCGATCTACGCACTTTCGCATTCGGCGTCAAGAAAGCGCGGGACGCTTATCGCATCATTCGCCAGAACCTGTCCTGGGCGGTCTGCTATAACCTGCTCGCCCTGCCGCTGGCCGCCGCCGGTTATGTACCGCCCTACGCCGCCGCTATCGGCATGTCGGTCAGTTCATTGATTGTTGTGCTCAACGCTCTTAGACTGTCCGGCGTCCAAAAGCCATAA
- the ccoS gene encoding cbb3-type cytochrome oxidase assembly protein CcoS, producing the protein MQILFVLIPLSIALITVAIFIFRWAVRSGQYDDLEGPAHSILFDDDEKMIPGNDAHKKDKQEASTQPSEDTSRNHDA; encoded by the coding sequence ATGCAGATACTGTTCGTCCTGATCCCTCTCTCCATCGCACTCATCACCGTCGCCATATTTATTTTTCGTTGGGCGGTGCGGTCCGGCCAGTATGACGATCTGGAAGGCCCTGCGCACAGCATCCTGTTCGATGATGATGAAAAGATGATTCCCGGCAACGACGCGCACAAGAAGGACAAACAGGAAGCGTCCACCCAGCCTTCCGAGGACACCTCCCGCAACCACGATGCATGA
- the hemN gene encoding oxygen-independent coproporphyrinogen III oxidase, with protein MKNIYWNESLIRKYDLQGPRYTSYPTAVEFQNEFPITAVYEAAAASRTANRSLSLYLHIPFCARLCYYCACNKIITKRREKAIPYLDALYREIALQSELFGADRLVEQLHWGGGTPTFLAPQQMRDLMNALRTHFRFMEDDQGDYSIEIDPREADDETLTTLREIGFNRISLGVQDFNPAVQKAVNRIQSEELTLGVLRKARELGFRSINIDLIYGLPLQTPDSFRKTVDTIIDFAPDRLSVFNYAHMPQRFMPQRRIRDEDLPRPEDKLTILQQSVDQLIAADYRFIGMDHFAKPGDELSIAQEKGELHRNFQGYTTHGDCDLIAMGASSISMLDRCYYQNCYDQETYEAAMAENRLPVIKGVQLNDDDVIRRKVIVELICNFKIEYRRIETLFNIDFAHYFQGELRILQDMAQDGLITFTHDGLHVNPTGRLLIRGVCKVFDRYRTQAQQGFSRII; from the coding sequence GTGAAAAATATTTACTGGAACGAGAGCCTGATCCGCAAATACGATCTGCAAGGCCCCCGATACACCTCCTACCCCACCGCCGTCGAGTTTCAGAACGAGTTCCCTATCACCGCCGTGTATGAGGCAGCCGCCGCCAGTCGCACCGCGAACCGCTCGCTATCACTGTATCTGCACATCCCGTTCTGCGCGCGCCTTTGCTACTACTGCGCCTGCAATAAAATCATTACCAAACGTCGGGAAAAAGCGATTCCCTACCTCGACGCTCTGTATCGCGAAATCGCCCTGCAAAGCGAGCTTTTTGGCGCAGATCGATTGGTGGAGCAACTGCATTGGGGCGGCGGCACACCCACTTTTCTGGCCCCGCAGCAGATGCGCGATTTGATGAATGCATTACGCACGCACTTTCGCTTTATGGAGGATGATCAGGGCGACTACTCCATCGAAATCGATCCCCGCGAAGCCGACGACGAGACCCTGACCACATTGCGTGAAATTGGCTTTAATCGCATCAGCCTGGGCGTGCAGGACTTCAACCCCGCCGTACAGAAAGCGGTAAACCGGATTCAAAGCGAAGAGCTCACTTTGGGCGTGCTGCGTAAGGCGCGAGAACTGGGTTTTCGCTCCATCAATATTGATCTGATCTACGGTCTGCCCTTGCAAACGCCGGACTCATTCCGTAAAACCGTAGACACTATCATCGACTTCGCCCCGGACCGGCTGTCGGTGTTCAATTACGCGCATATGCCGCAACGCTTTATGCCGCAACGCCGCATTCGCGATGAAGATCTGCCGCGCCCAGAAGATAAGTTGACCATCCTGCAGCAATCCGTCGACCAATTGATCGCGGCGGATTATCGCTTTATCGGCATGGATCACTTCGCCAAGCCCGGCGATGAGCTCTCCATTGCTCAAGAGAAAGGAGAGTTGCATCGCAACTTCCAGGGCTACACGACCCATGGCGACTGCGACCTTATCGCCATGGGCGCTTCCAGCATCAGCATGTTGGATCGTTGCTATTACCAGAACTGTTACGACCAGGAAACCTATGAAGCGGCCATGGCGGAAAACCGGCTACCGGTCATTAAAGGCGTACAGTTAAACGATGACGACGTCATCCGCCGTAAAGTCATCGTAGAGCTGATCTGCAACTTCAAAATCGAATACCGCCGCATCGAAACGCTGTTCAATATCGACTTCGCCCATTATTTCCAGGGAGAACTAAGAATATTGCAGGACATGGCGCAAGACGGACTGATCACCTTCACCCACGACGGCCTGCACGTAAACCCAACAGGAAGACTCCTGATCCGCGGCGTCTGCAAAGTATTCGACCGCTACCGGACACAGGCGCAACAGGGGTTTTCGCGGATTATTTAA
- a CDS encoding sulfite exporter TauE/SafE family protein, translating to MHELLLIANAFLIGLFGSGHCIAMCGGIAGAQSFAQGGDGSPRTSWLFLFNFGRLSSYALIGLLAGFLGEALALNETLLVALRTIAAVMIILMGLYVGQWWMGLTHIERLGGRLWSRISPLSKSLGERQGPHISFALGLLWGWLPCGLVYSALAWSMSNADASLSALLMFTFGLGTLPSMLAAGLFAYHLRRWLSNLSVRRVFGGLLILFGVWTLPVHFAGLFVGQMENHQLDSSVAPHSPAEHAGH from the coding sequence ATGCATGAGCTTCTGCTGATCGCTAACGCGTTTCTGATCGGTCTGTTCGGCAGCGGTCACTGTATCGCCATGTGCGGCGGCATCGCTGGCGCACAGTCCTTCGCCCAGGGTGGAGATGGCTCGCCAAGAACCTCCTGGCTGTTCTTGTTCAACTTCGGCCGTCTCAGCAGTTATGCATTGATCGGACTGCTCGCCGGCTTCCTGGGCGAAGCCCTGGCGCTGAACGAAACACTGCTGGTGGCGTTACGCACCATCGCAGCCGTCATGATCATCCTGATGGGACTTTACGTAGGTCAGTGGTGGATGGGACTGACTCATATCGAACGCCTCGGAGGCAGACTCTGGAGCCGAATCTCCCCGCTTAGCAAATCCCTTGGCGAACGCCAGGGGCCACATATCAGCTTCGCTCTGGGACTGCTCTGGGGCTGGCTGCCCTGTGGACTGGTTTACAGCGCTCTCGCCTGGTCGATGTCGAACGCGGACGCCTCCCTATCGGCGCTGCTAATGTTTACTTTTGGCCTTGGCACTTTACCCAGCATGCTGGCCGCAGGGCTTTTCGCTTACCACCTGCGACGCTGGCTGAGCAATCTCTCCGTGCGTCGCGTGTTCGGCGGGCTGCTCATCCTGTTCGGCGTATGGACGCTGCCCGTGCATTTTGCTGGCCTTTTCGTCGGACAAATGGAAAATCACCAACTCGACTCCTCTGTCGCTCCGCACTCTCCCGCTGAACACGCCGGGCATTGA
- a CDS encoding acetolactate synthase large subunit: MKTEHGGEKASDLFVKALENEGVKYIFGVPGEENLDLLESLRGSSIKLVLTRHEQAAAFMAATYGRLTGKTGVCLSTLGPGATNLVTGAAYAKLGAMPLLMVTGQKPVKKSKQGLFQIVDVVDMMRPLTKFTHQIINVNTIPSKIREAFRLAEEERPGPAHLELPEDIAEEISDSDVMLFESSHSRRPDANDLSIQQALEMIRNARHPLVLIGAGANRKRVSEALLGFIEKTGIPFFNTQMGKGVVDERHPLFMGTAALSDGDYLHCAIDFADLIINVGHDVIEKPPFFMEPGGKKVIHINFNSANVDRVYFPQLEVVGDIANSVSRLTQLLEPVNTHDFEYFKRVKEEVEKQLCEGSEDNRFPIIPQRLVADVRKVMPDDGVIALDNGMYKIWFARNYKAHMNNTVLLDNALATMGAGLPSAIAAAMLHPELQVMAICGDGGFMMNSQEMETAVRLGLNLVVLIVNDSAYGMIRWKQEQGGFHDWGLSYGNPDFVKYAQAYGASGHRVKRAEDLSPTIRQAFAEGGVHLIDVPVDYSENRRVLTEELARRVCLV; this comes from the coding sequence ATGAAAACAGAGCACGGGGGCGAGAAAGCCTCAGATCTATTTGTCAAAGCGCTGGAAAATGAAGGCGTCAAATATATCTTCGGCGTGCCCGGAGAAGAAAACCTGGACTTACTCGAGTCGCTACGGGGTTCTTCTATCAAGCTGGTATTAACCCGGCATGAACAGGCGGCGGCCTTTATGGCGGCCACCTATGGCCGGTTAACGGGGAAAACCGGCGTGTGTCTATCTACTTTAGGGCCCGGAGCCACCAATCTGGTGACCGGCGCCGCCTACGCGAAACTGGGCGCCATGCCGTTGCTGATGGTGACGGGGCAGAAGCCGGTGAAGAAGTCCAAGCAGGGCCTGTTTCAAATTGTCGATGTGGTGGACATGATGCGTCCATTGACAAAATTCACCCATCAGATCATCAACGTAAACACTATTCCCTCGAAGATTCGCGAGGCGTTTCGCTTGGCGGAGGAAGAGCGACCGGGGCCCGCGCACCTGGAGTTGCCGGAAGATATCGCTGAAGAAATCTCCGACTCCGACGTCATGCTGTTCGAGTCCAGTCACAGTCGTCGCCCGGACGCCAATGACCTGAGTATTCAGCAGGCGCTGGAGATGATCCGGAACGCCAGGCATCCGCTGGTGTTGATCGGCGCCGGAGCGAATCGCAAACGAGTGTCTGAAGCGTTGCTGGGTTTTATTGAGAAGACCGGCATTCCGTTCTTCAACACCCAGATGGGCAAAGGCGTGGTGGATGAGCGCCATCCTCTGTTTATGGGAACGGCGGCGTTGTCAGACGGCGACTATCTGCATTGCGCCATCGACTTCGCTGATCTGATCATTAATGTCGGCCATGACGTCATTGAAAAACCGCCTTTCTTTATGGAGCCCGGCGGTAAGAAAGTCATTCACATCAACTTCAATTCCGCCAACGTGGACAGGGTGTATTTCCCGCAGTTGGAAGTGGTGGGAGATATCGCCAATTCGGTGTCGAGGCTGACGCAGTTGCTGGAGCCGGTGAACACCCACGACTTCGAATACTTCAAGCGGGTTAAGGAGGAGGTTGAGAAACAACTGTGCGAAGGCTCTGAGGACAACCGCTTTCCGATCATTCCTCAGCGACTGGTGGCGGATGTTCGCAAGGTGATGCCTGATGACGGCGTTATCGCTCTGGATAACGGCATGTACAAGATTTGGTTCGCCCGCAACTACAAGGCGCACATGAACAATACGGTGTTGCTGGACAACGCCCTCGCTACAATGGGAGCGGGATTGCCCAGCGCTATCGCGGCGGCGATGCTGCATCCCGAATTGCAGGTGATGGCGATCTGCGGTGATGGCGGATTCATGATGAACAGCCAGGAAATGGAAACGGCTGTGCGTCTGGGGTTGAATCTGGTGGTGTTAATCGTCAACGACAGCGCCTATGGCATGATTCGCTGGAAACAGGAGCAGGGCGGCTTTCATGATTGGGGATTGAGCTATGGCAATCCGGACTTCGTTAAGTACGCGCAAGCCTATGGCGCATCTGGACACCGCGTGAAACGCGCCGAAGACCTGTCGCCCACCATTAGACAGGCTTTCGCTGAAGGCGGCGTGCACTTGATTGACGTGCCGGTGGATTATTCGGAAAACCGTCGCGTGTTGACGGAGGAGCTGGCCCGTAGAGTTTGTCTGGTCTGA
- a CDS encoding aldehyde dehydrogenase family protein, producing MLAKSYPFYLANEPVADPRGWLPVEDKYTGEEFTKVGLADHDDIEKAIAAAEKAVAPMRRMPGYKRRDVLLHTVARLKERSEELAQALVREAGKPLKDSRGEVGRLIETFQIAAEEAVRNNGEWLDLAYSERSEGYQGMVRQFPIGVCSFITPFNFPLNLVAHKVAPAIAAGCPFVLKPASLTPIGALILAEILAETDLPKGAFSVVPCKKDDAMALISDERIKLLSFTGSPAAGWPMKAKAGKKKVVLELGGNAACIVEPETDLDKAIPRILFGGYYQSGQSCVSVQRVLVQESLYEDFKRRLVAEVETLKTGDPKDENTFVGPLISRKEADRVASWINEAVEAGAELLIGGERSGNVITPTVLANTPHHCSAYNEEIFGPVTVLESYKTFDDALQAVNNSKFGLQTGVFTRDVENMQKAWEELEVGGVIIGDVPSWRVDHMPYGGVKDSGIGREGVRYAMQDMSEPRLLAIKRQS from the coding sequence ATGTTAGCCAAATCCTATCCCTTCTATCTCGCCAATGAGCCTGTCGCAGATCCTCGCGGCTGGCTGCCGGTCGAAGACAAATATACCGGAGAAGAATTCACCAAAGTCGGTCTGGCCGATCACGATGATATTGAGAAGGCGATCGCCGCTGCAGAAAAAGCTGTGGCTCCCATGCGCAGAATGCCGGGATATAAACGTCGTGATGTGTTGTTGCATACCGTGGCGCGTCTGAAAGAGCGTTCGGAAGAGCTGGCTCAGGCGCTGGTGCGGGAAGCGGGCAAGCCGCTGAAGGACAGCCGTGGCGAAGTGGGACGTTTGATCGAAACCTTTCAGATTGCTGCTGAAGAAGCCGTGCGCAATAACGGGGAATGGCTGGATCTGGCTTATTCCGAACGCAGTGAAGGCTATCAGGGAATGGTGCGCCAGTTCCCGATTGGCGTCTGCTCGTTTATCACCCCCTTTAACTTTCCGTTGAATCTGGTGGCGCATAAGGTGGCTCCGGCCATCGCAGCGGGTTGTCCGTTTGTGCTCAAGCCCGCCAGTCTCACGCCTATCGGCGCGCTGATTTTGGCGGAAATTCTGGCTGAGACAGATCTTCCCAAAGGCGCTTTCTCCGTCGTGCCCTGTAAAAAGGACGACGCCATGGCGCTGATTTCCGATGAGCGCATCAAGCTGCTGAGTTTCACTGGTTCGCCGGCGGCGGGGTGGCCTATGAAAGCGAAGGCGGGCAAGAAAAAAGTCGTGCTGGAGCTGGGCGGCAACGCGGCCTGTATCGTGGAGCCGGAAACCGACCTGGATAAGGCTATTCCACGCATTCTTTTCGGCGGCTATTACCAATCCGGGCAAAGTTGCGTGAGCGTGCAGCGCGTTCTGGTGCAGGAGTCTTTATATGAAGACTTCAAACGTCGCCTGGTGGCGGAAGTGGAAACCCTGAAGACTGGCGACCCTAAAGATGAGAATACATTTGTAGGCCCGCTGATCAGCCGCAAAGAGGCGGACCGGGTGGCGTCCTGGATCAATGAGGCGGTAGAGGCGGGCGCAGAGCTGCTGATTGGCGGCGAACGAAGCGGCAACGTCATTACGCCAACGGTGCTGGCTAATACTCCGCATCATTGCAGCGCCTATAACGAGGAAATATTCGGGCCGGTGACCGTCTTGGAATCCTACAAGACTTTCGACGACGCCCTGCAAGCGGTCAATAACAGCAAGTTCGGCCTGCAAACCGGCGTATTTACCCGTGACGTGGAAAACATGCAGAAAGCCTGGGAAGAGCTGGAAGTTGGCGGCGTGATTATCGGCGATGTGCCCTCCTGGCGTGTGGATCACATGCCATACGGCGGCGTGAAAGACAGCGGTATTGGTCGGGAAGGGGTGCGTTACGCCATGCAGGACATGAGCGAACCACGCTTGCTGGCGATCAAGCGCCAAAGCTGA